In a single window of the Jaculus jaculus isolate mJacJac1 chromosome 9, mJacJac1.mat.Y.cur, whole genome shotgun sequence genome:
- the LOC123463569 gene encoding olfactory receptor 1D2 produces MDGGNQSGDSEFLLVGLSEAPEQQRILYWTFLSMYLVTVVGNVLIILAISSDSCLHTPMYFFLANLSFTDLFFITNTIPKMLVTLQSQNKAISYTGCLTQLFFLVSLVALDNLILAVMAYDRYVAICRPLHYTIAMSPKLCVLLLTLCWVVSILYGLIHTVLMTTVTFCGSRKIHYIFCEMYVLLRLACSDTHINHMVLIATGCFIFLTPFGFMTMSYICIVRAILRIPSATGKYKAFSTCACHLAVVSLFYGTLCMVYLQPLHTYSMKDSVATVMYAVVTPMMNPFIYSLRNKDMHGALGRLLRKPFQKLT; encoded by the coding sequence ATGGATGGAGGCAACCAGAGTGGGGATTCTGAGTTCCTACTCGTCGGGCTCTCAGAGGCCCCTGAGCAGCAACGGATCCTGTATTGGACCTTTCTGTCCATGTACCTGGTGACAGTGGTGGGGAACGTGCTCATCATCCTGGCCATCAGCTCTGACTCCTGCCTGCACACTCCTATGTACTTCTTCCTGGCCAACCTCTCCTTCACTGACCTCTTCTTCATCACCAACACGATCCCCAAGATGCTGGTGACCCTTCAGTCCCAGAACAAAGCCATATCCTACACAGGGTGTCTGACGCAGCTCTTCTTCCTGGTCTCCTTGGTGGCCTTGGACAACCTCATTCTGGCTGTGATGGCATATGATCGCTATGTGGCCATCTGCCGCCCCCTCCACTACACAATAGCCATGAGCCCTAAGCTCTGTGTCCTGCTCCTCACCTTGTGCTGGGTGGTATCTATCCTCTATGGCCTCATCCACACCGTCCTCATGACCACGGTCACCTTCTGTGGCTCCCGGAAGATACACTACATCTTCTGTGAGATGTATGTCCTGCTGAGGCTCGCATGTTCTGACACACACATCAATCACATGGTGCTGATTGCCACTGGCTGTTTCATCTTCCTCACTCCCTTTGGGTTCATGACCATGTCCTATATTTGCATTGTCAGAGCCATCCTCAGAATTCCCTCAGCCACTGGGAAGTACAAAGCATTCTCCACCTGTGCCTGTCACTTGGCTGTGGTCTCCCTCTTTTACGGAACACTTTGTATGGTGTATCTGCAGCCCCTGCACACGTATTCTATGAAGGACTCTGTTGCCACAGTGATGTATGCAGTGGTGACCCCCATGATGAACCCTTTCATCTACAGCCTGAGGAACAAGGACATGCATGGGGCTCTGGGACGGCTCCTAAGGAAACCATTTCAGAAGTTAACATGA